One Aphelocoma coerulescens isolate FSJ_1873_10779 chromosome 5, UR_Acoe_1.0, whole genome shotgun sequence DNA segment encodes these proteins:
- the KCNA4 gene encoding potassium voltage-gated channel subfamily A member 4, with translation MEVAMVSADSSGCNTHMPYGYAAQARARERERLAQSRAAAAAAVAAATAAVEGGAAGGGGPYHHYHQEQSRGAASSHGGSASRSGLPHRQSGKRRKKGKKRSHHLGSRECGASFPCSELLPLSGSEERILKDLSEEEEEDEDEDEDDEEEGKLYYSDDYGEDEFSYSDQPPDDGGGPGGYSSVRYSEYECCERVVINVSGLRFETQLKTLAQFPETLLGDPAKRGRYFDPLRNEYFFDRNRPSFDAILYYYQSGGRLKRPVNVPFDIFSEEVKFYQLGEEAMLKFREDEGFVKEEEEKVLPENEFKRQVWLLFEYPESSSPARGIAIVSVLVILISIVIFCLETLPEFRDDKEFVMSLSLGKGLSNESLRLDAGEHTIFNDPFFIVETVCIIWFSFEFTVRCFACPSKAHFFKNVMNIIDIVSILPYFITLGTDLAQEQGSQQAMSFAILRIIRLVRVFRIFKLSRHSKGLQILGHTLRASMRELGLLIFFLFIGVILFSSAVYFAEADEPATHFQSIPDAFWWAVVTMTTVGYGDMKPITVGGKIVGSLCAIAGVLTIALPVPVIVSNFNYFYHRETENEEHTQMMQNAVSCPYLPTNLLKKFRSSSSSSTEDKSEYLEMEEGVKESLCVKENKSQDTGNSSESEKKNCVNSNSVETDV, from the coding sequence ATGGAGGTTGCGATGGTGAGTGCAGACAGCTCCGGGTGCAACACCCACATGCCCTACGGATACGCGGCCCAGGCACGGGCCCGGGAGCGAGAGCGGCTGGCGCAGTCCAGAGCCGCCGCAGCCGCGGCCgtagcagcagccacagcagctgtggAAGGTGGGGCAGCAGGCGGAGGGGGACCATACCACCATTACCATCAGGAGCAGAGCCGAGGGGCAGCCTCCTCACACGGTGGGAGCGCATCACGCAGCGGCCTGCCCCACCGCCAGAGTGgtaagaggaggaagaaagggaaaaagaggagcCACCACTTAGGAAGTAGGGAGTGTGGGGCCTCCTTCCCCTGTTCTGAGCTGCTGCCGCTCAGTGGTTCTGAGGAGAGAATACTGAAGGACTTgagtgaggaggaagaggaggatgaagatgaggatgaagaCGATGAGGAAGAAGGAAAGCTCTACTACAGTGATGACTATGGGGAGGATGAGTTTTCATACTCAGACCAGCCCCCCGATGATGGTGGAGGCCCTGGGGGTTACAGCTCTGTCCGCTACAGCGAGTACGAGTGCTGTGAGCGTGTGGTGATCAACGTGTCGGGACTGCGGTTTGAGACCCAGCTGAAGACATTAGCTCAGTTCCCGGAGACACTGCTGGGTGATCCAGCCAAGCGAGGGAGATACTTTGATCCTCTCAGGAATGAGTACTTCTTTGATAGGAACCGACCCAGCTTTGATGCCATCCTGTACTACTACCAGAGCGGTGGTCGGCTGAAGAGACCAGTCAATGTACCCTTTGACATCTTCTCTGAGGAGGTGAAGTTCTACCAACTTGGGGAGGAGGCCATGCTCAAGTTCAGGGAGGATGAAGGTTTTGtcaaagaggaagaggaaaaggtttTGCCAGAGAATGAGTTTAAGAGGCAGGTTTGGCTGCTGTTTGAGTACCCGGAAAGCTCCAGTCCAGCCAGAGGCATTGCCATTGTCTCTGTTTTGGTCATCTTGATCTCCATTGTCATCTTTTGTCTGGAGACCTTACCAGAGTTCAGAGATGACAAAGAATTCGTAATGTCCCTGAGCTTAGGAAAGGGGCTTTCCAATGAGTCTCTTCGCCTGGATGCTGGGGAGCACACCATCTTCAATGACCCTTTTTTCATTGTAGAGACCGTGTGCATCATCTGGTTCTCCTTTGAGTTTACAGTGCGCTGCTTTGCATGTCCGAGCAAAGCACACTTCTTCAAGAACGTCATGAACATCATAGACATTGTCTCCATCTTGCCTTACTTCATCACCCTGGGCACTGACCTggcacaggagcagggcagtCAGCAGGCCATGTCTTTTGCCATCCTGAGGATCATCCGTCTGGTCAGGGTGTTTCGCATCTTCAAGCTCTCCAGGCACTCCAAGGGTTTGCAGATCCTGGGTCACACGCTCAGGGCCAGCATGAGGGAACTTGGCCTcctcatcttttttctttttattggagtcattttgttttccagtgcTGTTTACTTCGCAGAAGCTGATGAGCCTGCCACCCATTTTCAAAGCATCCCAGATGCCTTTTGGTGGGCTGTAGTGACCATGACTACAGTTGGTTATGGGGACATGAAACCCATAACTGTGGGTGGGAAAATAGTCGGGTCCCTGTGTGCCATTGCAGGAGTGTTAACCATTGCTTTACCAGTGCCAGTGATTGTCTCCAATTTTAACTATTTCTACCACAGAGAAACTGAGAATGAAGAACACACACAGATGATGCAAAATGCAGTCAGTTGCCCTTACCTCCCAACAAATTTACTGAAGAAATTTAGAagctcatcatcttcatccacAGAGGATAAATCAGAGTATTTGGAGATGGAAGAAGGAGTTAAAGAATCTCTTTGTGTAAAGGAGAATAAAAGTcaggacacagggaatagcAGTGagtcagagaagaaaaactgtGTAAATTCAAATTCTGTGGAAACTGATGTGTAA